Genomic segment of Vicugna pacos unplaced genomic scaffold, VicPac4 scaffold_20, whole genome shotgun sequence:
attgagccctcagcaaccaatagcatttctccagatgaatgatgtctgattcttccactgacaatcaaatcaaacaagattataaaatctcactcttctcttctggacaattaattagttcatcctgataatgtaacttctaaatacacattttaatttcccagttaaactgttaaaaaactacctaaaacaaaaactctgaaagacaaatatattgtatctaaagtggcatgaaaattaaattcaaattaatgtaatagaggctttagaatgggaaaaaatttgcaatttcccattaagcaggctgtttaattccaacatgtaaaataataaactaagatacttattttttgcttcccacacttttatctgtataccctttggtgattttaatctctatcttggatttgaaaattcttgatcatagtctctcctggctacacaggtaacacactaatagcagaaactatgtttgatttatcctgtcactatggtaaccacttacacatttaatacttattaaataaatgtacaaaggggatagacctaagcttctccttcttggccctaaaattcttactacccctcctataaaggcaggagcctcctctgtaggacagagagtaaatgtatctcatgagaaggattccccaacaagggctgtcttttcagcgtgcttttagatgtttttatgggacatttcaataaaaggatcaaggacctaagcttcccagtatggtgggcgttgtgatgggcatgggaggatgctcacttgggaggatgagatgttaaagacactaacagtgaaaaggacagggcaagatgaagggcgactgggaaacaggaccacagagatgtgacatctacttcccactgtcatctaagtgatacctacttgaaagaaacatttctacagttaaattctataatggggttatttaaatgaagcacacatatactcaatgagtagatcacataatttttagagattcagagtgcagtagcattttcagagtagtttttacatcaataactagtatttataaattcctgtgtgctaaacaagtatgtggaattatttccattttgcttttagacttactacagcttaacgtattcactgcactgatacagagtaatttttctaatgaataaaaatgataatgtacaaccttgttaaagattctttaatttcaccatcaccagatttatgaacatttaggcctatgtgtcaggccccgtttcttaccagctttttcaccaacaccttacattgaggttatattgcattacccagaggtcaggaaatgttctttcacacatccacatctttattaggtcctgtgtcctctgaggagaaacattctccccactttcacatccttccattttacagcctaaccactaatccttctctaaacaccttctaatgctttccaacctcaccagctaccctaggattttaacttctctcttctgcaactgtcctccactgtatatagtatccaatattcaagtgaagtatgagtcctcatttacaggtctgtggcctctctagattacaaagtatttggattcagtaaccttgtccttttatcacttttgctgctagagttcctttcataggacctgatacatagtaaccacacaataaatacttcctgaatgaataaatgaatgaatgaatgaatagccaaggcaatcttcacagccaaggcttccccaacccagctcagtattctttctgttatatcaaagagactctgccccatgaaacaatagaccctgcacattttaacaaatgtatacaattattaggaactattattagaacagagactagcactactgttctcatagttatgtcacataagtagtgtattaaagctcgttctgatttcttgtttatacaaatcagctatgtctgtcaccagtttaaatattagtaatttagaaaacaaaagttattgatttatctactcatcagaaatcattacaacagatctatttacatacctcttctgtcagtttatataccaactggaaaagaaggggtgtacagtcaactctgagagtataattgcctgcaaaataaataagagagaattttaatacctccaaatggactacaaacctgtatttaattctaactttattttctaattataaacaatatataacagatttcaaattcaaggcatcattcctggagaattaaaaatagggtggaccttacagattatcatattcagtgaagtatgtcagacagagaaaggcaaatatcacattctatcacttatatgtggaatgtaaacaaacaaaaaaatgatacaaatgaacttatttacaaaccagaaatagactcatgacatagaaaagaaactatggttacccaaggggaaagggggaagggaagagatatgttaggagttcaggattaacagatatacactattatatatgaaacagataaccaacaaggacctactgtatagtacagggaattatattcagtatcttataataacctataatggaaaagaatctaaaaacaatgtatatgtatatgtatatgtatatgtatatgtatatgtatatgtatataactgagtaactttgctgtacacctgaaactaatattacaaatcaaatgtacttcagtaaaaagaaataaataaaattttagaatagacagataggtagggagataaatagtCAGGCAGAtagtctggctaaaactaaaacacaaggtggaaataactcttcaggagccagagaggctgcagcacacactcaggataggagactgcagaggcggactctgctgctaaggctgcagctcctgcagtaaaagtaagggtcattgctcattacggcagcagtacctaggggtctttggcaaaggaagtggtaaggccataatgttcatgtttttattcatttattcaattcaatatgaagactttagactagagcatgtcagtaactaacatgtgtcctgtgacacttacctagaaataaccataatacgatgaaagcctacagatgcacatgccacatgtcagggtcaaaaggaagtttgtagtgggtgcttatttcagagttgttccaatacatacaggaactatttctgtatgaaatattttagcccaacttttaaaaatagctccacaggaagaatgtcaaaagtactaaagttttaagtagtaatccaagataggcaaatggtaaatatactaaagaaattaggatcaatagcttagttatgaatcatattgattcatttgaatcataataatgttctctctggtaaaatggagaaatggaggtattattgaggcatctcatagaaagaggataatcctagtttatgagttggagttgatagacttaaatactggtatactatttaatgacaatctgaaataaaatttaccttctgtgtatgagtctgcattgatatatgcaacctctctctcctggagtgttttcacattctcctgtagttgaagcaaagcagtcacttaactcacagcatttacaattttggaaatacaagcaaaacaaattaattcagtaaaagagtggtttgcagataccattataaatcaaacacctatgcttttgaccataattttaagaaaatgctattaactggttgataatattaatgcaattaaaacaagaaagaaaaatattagtgatgctgtagccactgttaatagcaacagcagggagacccagaggaaaactgcccctgatcccttgcaccataatatgaagggggaaggctcggagatgctcagcctcaccctggatctactggaagaggactgctcaaagtaaggcctggaaatctgtatttttaaaaggtgtctctggaaatccttacagacattaaagtatgagatcccttgatgttggggatccaagtaactttaccatattaaaagtgaggaagttggaaatttgatttatcaagaattttttgaaagagaagatattgatgaaaaagaaaaatataggaggggaggatagagaaaaaaactagagggagagaagagtggctattaggacaaagacaagacatttctcacacatacatgcacacacgcacacacattctagaaaaatacagcagaagaagactaatgccatcacacaacatgggaatatgcagagagaactcttttcttctctctgtttctctctctctctctagcttgctaccttataaaagcagttacagtaaaaacatttaaagctgtgagtggtcatcccacaaatgagaattctcacctctgcgcttgaccacatgggatagatgacagctgattctgcggcagagtatccattatgacagagctacagtagaaataaaaaagattccttaattatatgtaaaggtaaatgtgctgctgaatatgatcaagaagctagtagaaaatgggaaacaatattcaaattgtcttttaactcacatgaatttaaattaatgcaaggcatattatcttgtatcttggatttattttatctgtattttaagctgcttaaattataaaaagacacatgtatttctatatacatgtgttcacaagaaattacatatttctaaaagtaaatgaccttaatgaataagctctgattcatctaaataagtgtattatgaaatgcatgttcataacaacaacataataataagactttgccatataaatggaatcaaatgtgatacaagtaaatgtgattttattcccatacttatttgattcatattattattttaaagtatgcagaaatgagtcagaaggaaagcattttaaaaaccattcacaataataagaaagatatgacattctttaaatcaattctataaaatttggactcataaatgaacaaaacagaggatagtcacaggaaagtgctttttggtgcgcctgcctttaaaaaaatacacaagcctaccttgaacatgtgagaacttagagttactggacagagagactaagggaagaagatgaaagaagggggtctatgagagacactttaaaataaagcattaagagccagtgacaaatgaaaattaatcataattgaattaaaaataaatccttgaaattttagagtaattcaatttacaaaatcattgtattacactccccaaccaggcacttttgtaaatggtaaaatatacctatggttacaatttagtgttgaatccataaaggagagactataatcagagtatagtcatctaaaaagagcatgttgttttcctggatagaagaaatccaaggaaactgtaaaaacttgaaaattaatgccaaggatctaaatcagattttcaataggctaattcacttgtcagaagcagcttcctaggtttgactattttctgagcttacagattttacttacttatcacaaaagcaatataaatagaaactaaaatattttaaaaataatgaaaaaattggtttgtgcttagtaattaagaggttgttctgttttgccaaactgatgtaaaagcaaaaacaaactctatttcttaaattttcttgtttttatccaatttaaaacagtatcaggtaatggaacacatctgtgattaccctgagatacatgttgaccaagaagatatgtttactgtcttagttacctcagcccatttgtggaacccagaagtccaaatttttctgcatcccagctggcaaaaatggcagttcttctcagtcttcagcttgaaatcattgttaacatacatggttaggtacatctgcctaaaaacaaaggaaaattcactgaagtcactttctgtcatcacttgacatggaaacattatttacctctactaatcagttttccaaaattctggacaacttcttataaatcagcagttccactggttaggtcaatacctccaaatacccagaagtcctgatgatctcccagaataacacatctgtctggaaaggaaggcattcaaaagaatgacaacttagaatgtattataaagagcagtaatttatgtttttaaattaaacttcctcctgcttgagtttcctccatagaaaaccatcaaggtactgtctccttttagaatttacctttttttccccacatttaattatatcacatcaaccaggaaaaaatattaagagttgattaagatttaccttctcttactcctgtaatctttgtaaaaacaaaatgttttaagacattttaaaaaattcaccaactcaccaagtttcacagatcctcaggtagttctgattacatcataaatgcttgcgactttcttgaagttatgaacatgcattttaaccttcctagaatttcacaaagggaacaaattacttcacatagagcattatgtctaacaggttccttccaatgttttattataagtctcagaagtacagaaaactgtttaataagatgataaattcccatatgcccaccacctaaattcaatcattgttaatactgttgaactatttgcaagcgagttgtgcaaatcatgacagttgtctcctatgtatttaagaatgcaccttacggtgaaatcaaataaaaaaatcagtattttatatttttcctccctcatagctctattgttggtatttatttaaactccaaaattattactcaacatgaaaaagaatcttgttcttagcaattttttttttttaaaaaaatgtgtatttgtccatttagagctcaaatcaattaagggatataagccccaggtgctttttttggtattttgaccagggaagatttctgtttctgacttttctcttaaactgttactgaagctacatgctctgttttccttgtgtctgtatgtatctgtttataaatcacatttttcattgtgtacctctagagggtattaatacatgagataataaagtctcctatgttaaaggaactctgttctaattgagttaaataaacactttttaaaaattcttataaaataaaactgaacttctaataccttaagagttctgaaattttaaaacaagcttcttacagaacttataaaatacttgcagaatccaaattcaaattgctaaggcaaatcattaatcaacaaggctcattcaaccattttagtttaataaaaaacagctatctcctctctgattcatcagtgtgaagtttccctttccctctacatttcaagccagtcaaactaaagttctgatcatgccatgctctttcccagccctgcacaagctgtcctctgcagctggcgtttactgcctgtcttgattccgtggaaaacttactgtttgtgtaaaattaagctcaatgagcacatgttctgtggtcatgcctccttaataccagaactgtctggggttagtaacggtaacgactatgatggtaagcgcacggggccatgtagcagttacgcgttcaccactgtgaccacttaaccctcccccgcagaagtgaccggtgaacttcgctcctttcccccttctcacctactccttcccttaagttaacctagtattttgcatatacagtgttttgacagttatctgaaacactgttttaaaccgtcagttgaaaagggaagacaaaatgttacacctggcccagaggaggagaggggtggggagtggctcagaggaagacgaacaggacgcgcggcccccgatcacaacacagccctgttccttcccgagtttcgcagccgggaaagcagaggcgtggggcccggaccgcttcggggccttcgtgggaggccgagggagggacggagacccgcgcagggctggggaggggcccgcagggactcaccgtctgtgcagcggctcctgacccacagctgggcgggcggcggtggcggtagaggctgcggtgccggctgaaggggctgaggcggcatcgggggcggtaccggctgaggcggctgttccggctgagggggccgaggcggcggcggctgtggtgccggctgagggggctgggagggcggcgatggcggttgaggctgcggtgccagctgagggggctgggcgggcggcggtggaggttaagggggctgggcggtcggcggtggcggtagaggctgcggtgccggctgaaggggctgaggcggcatcggcggcgttaccggctgaggcggctgttccggctgaacgggctgaagcggcggcggttgcggtgccggctgagggggctgggagggcggcgatggcggttgaggctgcgatgccggctgaaggggctgagacggcgtcggcggccgtgccttctgaggcggcatcggcgccggtaccggctgaagccgtggcggctgcggtgccgcgtgagggggctggaggttcggcggctgcggtgccggctgaggggtccgaggcggcggcagctgcggtgccggctgagggggctgggcgggtggcggtgccggctgagggggctgggcgagcggcggtgccggctgagggggctgggcgggcggcggtgccggctgagggggctgggcgggcggcggtggcggtagaggctgcggtgccggctgagggggctggggggtcggcggctgcggtggcagcagtggaggtaccggctgagggggccgaggcggcggcggctgcggtgccggctgagggggctggggggtcagCGGCTGCGGTgctggctgagggggctgggcgggcggcggtggcggtagaggctgcgatgccggctgaagcgGCTGAGACGGAggcggcggccgtgcctgctgaggcggcatcggcgccggtaccggctgaagcggtggcggctgcggtgccggctgagggggctgggcgggcggcggtggcggtagaggctgcggtgccggctgaaggggctgaggcggcatcgggggcggtaccggctgaggcggctgttccggctgagggggccgaggcggcggcggctgcggtgccggctgaaggggccgaggcggcggcggcggcggtatcggctgaagcagcggcggctgcggtgccagctgagggggctgaggcggcggcagctgcagtgccggctgaaggggctgaagcggcggcggttgcggtgccggctgagggggctgggagggcggcgatggcggttgaggctgcgatgccggctgaaggggctgatacggcgtcggcggccgtgcctgctgaggcggcatccgcgccggtaccggctgaagcggtggcggctgcggtgccgggtgagggggctgggcgggcggcggtgccggtagaggctgcggtgccggctgaaggggctgaggcggcatcggcggcgttaccggcatcggcggctgttccggctgagggggccgaggcggcggcggctgcgatgccggctgaaggggctgagacggcgtcggctgccgtgcctgctgaggcggcatcggcgccggtaccggctgaagcggtggcggctgcggtgccgggtgagggggctgggggttcggcggctgcggtgccggctgaggggtccgaggcggcggcggctgcggtgccggctgagggggctgggcgggcggcggtgccggctgagggggctgaggcggcatcggcggcggtatcgGCTGAAGggatgaagcggcggcggctgcgatgccggcttagggggctgaggcggcggcggcggctgctggaaggacttgagggactcgaaggccttcaccatcttttccagggtcgccatggcggcctcccgccacgcggggacaGCCCCCGTGGTCGCCGATCCTACCGGCGTCtctggtcagcagcggtggcagtgaacggggctcggggccgccagcagttgcggaccccaagcgcgcggccatcttggaacCGTCCggacagtccccgcggccctgcgtcctgccatgctccgccggtggggcggggccgggccgcgggattgacagccagaagcagcggcctccgccaatggctgcctcgctcgccccttggactcaaagagccgccacggctgctggagttactgccgttcttcccggcgatggacggggggtactgcacggggatcgggagggcggttcgggggcggggttgcaaggcacggcgaggagggtggggagggcgggtgacttgtgattgagggtctctattggcgaggggcgtccccggatgacgcatagcatgtggcagggaggccgggcagtgggctgggagcccgagacccctgcggggcgcttgcccac
This window contains:
- the LOC140693822 gene encoding N-acetylated-alpha-linked acidic dipeptidase 2-like → MYLTMYVNNDFKLKTEKNCHFCQLGCRKIWTSGFHKWAELCHNGYSAAESAVIYPMWSSAEENVKTLQEREVAYINADSYTEGNYTLRVDCTPLLFQLVYKLTEEWKNQTSFIWRNAIGC